A stretch of DNA from Anaerobacillus isosaccharinicus:
CCTTCCTTTCTTATTAAAAGATGCAATCTTTAATAAAGAAATGGTGATTGAAGTTTGGTCTAAAGAAGGCGATATTATAGAGAATATGCCTCGTGCTCGCCGTGGTCAATTACAAGGATGGGTCAATATCATGTATGGCTGTGACAAGTTTTGTACGTACTGCATTGTTCCCTATACGAGAGGGAAAGAAAGAAGTCGTCTCCCAGAAGATATTATTGCTGAAGTTCGCGATTTAGCTCGTCTAGGCTATAAAGAAATTACGCTCCTTGGACAAAATGTAAATGCATACGGAAAAGACTTTGATGATATGAATTATGGTTTAGGTGATTTAATGGACGAAATCCGGAAGATTGATATTCCGAGAATTCGATTTACGACAAGTCATCCCCGTGATTTTGACGACCGCCTAATTGAAGTACTTGCAAAAGGTGGAAACCTCGTTGAGCATATTCATTTACCAGTTCAAAGTGGGAATACAGAAATTTTAAAATTAATGGCCCGAAAATATACAAGAGAACAATATATAGAACTTGCAAATAAAATCAAAGAAAAAATTCCAAACTCTACGCTTACAACAGATATCATCGTTGGTTTTCCTAATGAAACAGAAGAGCAGTTTGCAGATACGTTATCGCTGATGAAAGAGATGGAGTTTGATAGTGCGTATACGTATATTTATTCACCGCGAGAAGGTACTCCTGCAGCTGGTATGGAGGATAATGTTCCGCTAGAAGTAAAACGTGATCGACTTCAACGCTTAAATGATGTAATTAATGAACTATCAGCATTAAAGAATAAACAATTAGAAGGTAAGATTGTTGAAGTTTTAGTAGAAGGTGAAAGTAAGAAAAACCCTGAAATACTTTCAGGGAGAACACGAACAAATAAAATGGTCAATTTTGCAGGAGATAAATCTATTATTGGAGAGATTGTTTATGTTAAAATAATAGAAGCAAAGACATGGTCACTAAATGGCCAAGTAGTTGAAAATGTAGAGGTGAAAGTATAATGACAAAATTATATACAAAAGATGAAATCGTCCTAAAAGCACAAGAAATCGCAAAAATGATCTCAGAAACAGAAGAAGTAGAATTTTTTAAACAAGCTGAAGTTCAAGTAAATGAAAACTTAAAAATTCAACAACTGATTAGCAAAATTAAAAGAACTCAAAAAGAGGCTGTAAACTTAGAGCATTATGGGAAATCTGAAGCTCAAAAACAAGCTGATATCAAAATTGAAGCTCTTCAAGACGAACTAGATGAAATCCCTTTAGTTAAAGAATTTAAGCAAAGTCAAATGGATGTAAATAATTTATTACAACTAGTTGCTACTACGATTACAAATACAGTAACAGATGAGATTATTAAATCAACTGGCGGTGACGTTTTAAGAGGAACAACGACACCGAAGAACAAGCGAGGCAAACTCGATTTAATGTAATAAAAAATGAAATAACTAGCTCCTACTTAAGTAAACTTAGTAGAAGAGCTAGTTATTTTTCTTTTAAACTCAAAATTTCACGTACCGTACTTAATTTATTTAAAAATTTTGGCATGAAACGAACAAAGCTTCCATATATATGAATGAAAAAGCTAATAGAATTTAGCACAACTAAGAATGTTTTCACATATGCTTTAATATCAATGTAATAGGGAAGTAATAGAACGATTTTCGTAGTTTGAAAAAGAAGAAAAATAAGGACACTACGCCTAATTATTAGGCTAAGTTAAGTTTTTCTTACTTTTAACCCAAATTGTTAGCACAATAGTCATTTGTCTTGCATAGGATGAGAGTGAAGACTGTTTGGGGAGGAACTTTTAGACAAAATAGAAGTTCCGCGGAGAACAACCAATTGTTTGAGGAGGGTAAAAACAAATGTCACAAACAGAAAAAGAACTAAACTACAGAGAGATTATAACAAAAGCCGTTTGTGGAAAAGGGAGAAAATTCTCACAGGCTAGTCATACGATACGCCCTTCCCATAAGCCGTCAAGTATTTTAGGGTGCTGGATTATCAACCATAAGTATGAAGCGGAGAAAAAGGGAGATTGTATTGAGGTTCGTGGAAGTTACGATATTAATAATTGGTATTCGTATAGTAACAACACGAAAACAGAAGTTGCTACAGAAACTGTTACTTACACTGACGTAGTTCCACTAACTCTACAAGACAAAAACGTATTGAGTGATGACCTAGAAGTAATTGCAAGAGCTATTCAACAGCCAAATACGCTGGAGGCCACGATTGCACCTAATGGAACTAGTGTCATTGTTCAAGTAGAGCGAGAGTTTTTAGTTGAAGTGATTGGTGAAACAAAAGTTTGTGTTTATGTAAACCCAGACGGTATATCAGATGATCTTGATGCTAAAACTTGGGACTATGATGTTGAAGACGAAGAGTTTGAAGATTTAGATCCTAATTTCTTAACTGGCGAATTAGAAGAATAGTACTGGTAGGAAGAAGTTTACTTCTTCCTATTTTTTATATTTTAGATGAGAAAGAGGGTTGACAGATATGAACCTTGAAAATGAAATTCGAGGTTTTCATGAAAGTATAAATTATCGACTCGAGCAACAGTCATTGTCCACGTTACAATATCATGGCATTAAAAGAACTCCAATCGATAAAGGCAACAGAAAACAGCTTAAGGTCAGAGCCTTTCACTATCAAATTTTATCAACATCACGTTCTGTAAATTCTCCCGAGATGTTTAAAAGTGAGGGGAGTGACTGGGAAGGATTAACGGGGAATTCTCTCTATTTTGAAAAAGAGTTACAAGAGTTTGCCCTGCAATGCTTATATTTAACGAATACACCATTAGGCGAATGTGTTGTCCAACGAAATGGGAAAAGGGATGTAGCCGTTGTTCAATTAAAAAAGCTTACTGCTCGAGAATTATTGAAAACAGAACAGCTTGCTTTGCAGTATGAATTAGAAAAATCTCATCTAAAACAAACGATGACATTTGGTGCTGACCTAGAACTTATGTTCCAAAACGAAATAACAAAAAGGTTTATGAATGGGGGGGAGTTGACAACTAATGAATTTGGCTATGATCAGGCTGTAGCCGTTCACCAAAATCGAGTATTTCACCCGATAATTGAAATTCGCCCTAAGCCATCAGCAATTAGTGAAGAACTACATAATAACCTACTCGTGCTATATCAAAAGGTGATTAATCAAACATCAAAGTTTCATTTAAACATTAATACAAATCCAAATCCGTTAAGTCGATTTTTTCTAGGTGGTCACATCCACTTTGGAAATGTACCATTTACATTTCAACATGTTCGCTTACTGGATCAATTTGTCGCTATTCCGTTTGCAATAGCAGAGGTTGAACCTTCATTTATCCGAAGAAAGAATTATGGTAGGCTTGGTTCGGTTCGGAGGAATTCTTATAAAGGGTTTGAATATAGAGTTTTGCCCACATGGTTCCATCTAATTCCGATCTCTTTACCACTATTAGAATGGATTGAATATATTATGAAAAATGCATATAGACTTGATGCTACATTGTTTGAAGAAAATAGTTTGAAAAGATACTATGATCAACGATTTCAAGATTTCTCAATAGATCAATGGGCTTTTAAGTATAGAGAATACATCGTTGAAGAAAAGGGGAAATTGCTTTTTGATAACTTTGTAACCTATCTTAAAAAACTTTGAAATACTCGAGAAATCCTCTATGAATATGGTATACTATTAACTGTTGAATACAAAGACATGGGGGAAAAATCAATGGCAGAACATACGCCTATGATAAAACAATACTTAACGATAAAGGCACAATATTTAGATGCCTTTTTATTTTTTCGTTTAGGAGATTTTTATGAAATGTTTTTTGATGATGCGAAACTAGCATCTCAAGAACTAGAAATAACGCTAACAAGTCGAGGTACAGGCACAGATAGCGAAAGAATTCCGATGTGTGGTGTGCCACATCATGCAGCTGAGCATTATATCCAGCAATTAATTGAAAAAGGCTACAAGGTAGCTCTATGTGAACAAACAGAAGATCCAAAGCATGCAAAAGGAGTTGTTAGACGTGAAGTTGTGAAATTAATTACTCCTGGAACTGTGATGGAAGGAAAAATCATCCAAGAAAAAGAGAATAATTACATTGCGTCTGTCACTGATTTTCTTGATGACACATACGGCTTTGCTTTAACCGATTTAACAACCGGTGAAAATTATGTCACGCTTCTACAAGGCAGCTGGCAAGACGTCATCAATGAGATTGCTACCTCAGGGGCAAAAGAAATTATTTTTGCTACCAATCACTGTGAAACAAAGATCAAACAATTGCTCCAACAAATTCAGGTTACTCCATCTTACGAAGACAGTGAACAACCACCAGAAGCGTTTTTGGCGTTATGTGTTGAACTAGAGCAACAAAAGCTTCTTCAAACGTTTGGTCGATTAAGTTCATATTTAGTCCGAACACAAAAACGTTCGCTAGATCACCTACAGCCTGTCGTTTATTTTACACCAACAGAGTATATGAGACTTGATCTTCATTCGAAACGAAATTTAGAATTGATAGAAACAATACGTGATAAGAAGAAAAAAGGCTCACTTTTGTGGTTAGTAGATAAAACTGTAACAGCTATGGGCGGAAGATTATTAAAACAATGGATTGAGCGTCCGTTAATAAATAAAGAGCAAATCGAAAAGCGTTTAAGCATGGTTGAAACACTACTAGGAGAGTTTTTCAAACGTGAAGAGTTACGCGAAGCGTTAAAAGAGGTTTATGATTTAGAGCGTCTTGCTGGAAAAGTTGCCTACGGGAATGTGAATGCTAGGGAACTTGTGCAGTTGAAACGATCATTACAACAAATTCCAAATATTGTCCTAACGGTTCAAGAATTGAAAAACCCATATGGAGAAGAGCTTGTGAATGATATTGATTTATGTGAGGACCTTCTCACCACCCTAGCAAACTCACTAAAGGAAGATCCACCTATTTCGATTAAGGAAGGTGGAATTATTCGAGATGGCTACAACGCGCAGCTTGATCAATATCGAGACGCCAGTAGAAACGGGAAAAGTTGGATAACTGAACTTGAGCAAAAAGAACGACAAGTAACCGGAATTAGATCATTAAAGGTCGGCTATAACAAAGTCTTTGGCTATTATATTGAAGTGACAAGGGCAAATCTCGCAAATCTTCCAGAGGGTCGTTACGAGAGAAAACAAACTCTTTCAAATGCGGAGCGGTTTATTACCCCGGAACTAAAAGAAAAAGAAACACTGATCCTTGAAGCTGAAGAGAAAATTGAGCAGCTTGAATATGATTTATTTTTGCAGATCCGTGAAGATGTGAAGCGATATATTTCAAAACTACAATTTGTTGCGAAAAAAGTTAGTGAGCTAGATTGTTTACAAAGCTTTGCTTTAGTTAGTGAAGGCAATCATTATACGAAGCCAGAATTTAATGAGGATCGTCAAATTGTTATTGTCGAAGGGCGTCACCCTGTTGTGGAAAAAGTCCTACAATCAGGGGAATATGTCCCTAATGATGTGCAAATGAACAAGGAAAGAGAAATTTTATTAATTACCGGGCCGAATATGGCTGGTAAAAGTACGTATATGCGACAATTGGCGTTAATTTCGATCTTAGCCCAAGTTGGTTGTTACGTACCTGCCACATCAGCTGTGATTCCAATTTTTGATCAAGTGTTTACAAGAATAGGTGCTGCCGATGACCTTGCAAGTGGACAAAGTACATTTATGGTGGAAATGCTAGAGACGAAAAATGCAATCTCTAAGGCAACACAAGAAAGCTTAATATTATTAGATGAAATTGGTAGAGGAACGTCCACTTATGATGGGATGGCGTTGGCTCAGGCGATTATCGAGTATATTCATGAGGAAGTTGGCGCAAAAACATTGTTCTCTACCCACTATCATGAGTTAACAATACTTGAGGAACAGCTAACTTCTTTAAAAAATGTTCACGTCAGTGCCGTCGAGGAAAGTGGAAAGGTAGTCTTTTTGCACAAAGTAGTTGATGGACAAGCTGATAAAAGTTATGGAATTTATGTGGCTGAATTAGCAGACCTACCTCTTCAAGTGATTTCTAGAGCAAAAACGATTTTAGCCACTTTAGAAAATCAGCCAAAGGTAAAGCAAATCACTGAACCTGAAGAGCCAATTCAACTATCGTTATTCACAGAAAATACCGAAGTGGCTAAAAAACAATCAAAAGCAAGTGTAAGTGATGATGAAAAAAAAGTTCTTGCTTCATTAAAAAAAATAGATATCTTGAACCTTACTCCAATTGAAGCGTTACAAAAGCTAAACGATTTACAAAAAAAGCTAAAGTAGTTTTGATACATGAATGAATTTTATAATGCCAGGATGTTGCCTAACGAGCGCTAAAAGGTATCAAAAAATTCATCACATAGAAAAGAGTGAATTCCAATGGGTAAAATTATTAAATTAGATGAATATTTATCAAATAAAATTGCCGCTGGAGAAGTAGTAGAACGACCTGCATCAATCGTAAAAGAACTAGCGGAAAATTCAATTGACGCCAACAGTACAACCATCCATATTGAAGTTGAAGAAGGTGGATTACAAAAAATTCGAATTGTTGATAACGGGGATGGTATCGATGAAGAAGATTGTTTAGTAGCTTTTCATCGCCATGCCACTAGTAAAATTAGCACAGATAAAGATCTTTTCAGAATCCGTACGTTAGGGTTTCGGGGCGAAGCATTGCCTAGTATCGCGTCTGTGTCGTATTTAACATTAAAAACATGTACTGGTAATCAAGTAGGAACAGCTGTGGTTATCGAAGGTGGCAAAATCGTTGAGCATGGACCGTCACCAAGTCGAAAAGGCACGGACATTACGGTGACAAATCTTTTTTATAACACACCTGCTAGATTAAAGTATTTGAAAACGATTCATACAGAGCTTGGAAATATTACCGATTATGTTTATCGACTAGCACTTGCTTATCCGAGTATTTCTTTTCGCCTAGATCATAATGGAAAAAAGGTTTTTTCATCTAATGGAAACGGTGATTTAAGGCAAGTCATAGCTTCGATCTATGGAATGAACATTGCAAAACAAATGCTCTACTTTGAGAACTCGTCGCTAGATTTCAAAATTTCTGGTTATGTGTGTAAACCAGAGGTTACTAGAGCGTCAAGACAATATATGTCTACGTTCATCAATTATCGATATATTAAAAACTTTCCGTTGTCAAAGGCAATCCAAGATGGTTACCATACGCTATTACCTATTGGCCGTTATCCAGTAGTCGTTCTCCAAGTAGAAATGGATCCGACGCTAATTGATGTAAACGTTCATCCGTCTAAGTTAGAGGTACGGTTAAGTAAGGAAGATGAATTAAATAAACTTGTTACTGAAACAATTAAATTGACGTTTAAACAAGTACAGCTAATTCCTGAAGTGAAAAGACCACCTATTGAAAAAGAAAAATCAGAACAAATAGCTTTTTCACTTGAGCATCAAATAAAGAAGATAAATGTAGATGAAGATCAAAATAGCGTGAGTTTTCGAAAAGATGACGAATTGATTTTGCGCGAAACCGCAAAAGTTCAAGAATTTGAGGAGTTAGCACCTAGATCAAAAATAGTTAATCCTGTTAAAGAGGTAGAACGATATACGTCAATTGAAAATAAAGTACCACTAGAAGAACGAGTTCCTGTTCTTTATCCAATTGGTCAAATGCACGGAACATATATTCTAGCTCAAAATGAAAAAGGTTTATATATCCTTGATCAACATGCAGCTCAAGAGCGGATTAAATACGAGTATTATCGACAGAAGGTTGGAGAAGATGACAAGCAGTTACAAGACTTGTTAGTGCCTATATCCTTCGAGTTTACAGGCTCAGAAATCGACCGTATTAAAGCAAATGAAGGCTCGCTTCAAGACTTAGGGATTTTTATGGAACCATTTGGTCAGCATAGCTTTATCGTCCGTTCCCATCCAACTTGGTTTCCGACTGGATTAGAAGAAGAAGTCATCAAAGATATAGTTGAAGAAGTATTGAACGGTAAGAAGGTTACGGTAGGTAAACTCCGTGAGGAAGCAGCGATTTTAATGTCTTGTAAAGCTTCAATTAAAGCAAATCGGCATTTACGAAATGATGAAATGTTTTCTCTCCTTGAAACGTTGCGAAAATGTGAGGATCCATTTACATGTCCTCATGGAAGGCCAATTTTTGTTCACTTCACAACATATGAAATGGAAAAGATGTTTAAACGAATTATGTAAAATCCTAACTTGCTCATGCATTTCTCAATTATGCATGGGCAGTTTTTTTTATTATTCTCGATTAAATGATAGTCAAATTTGCAAGGGAACAAAGAAGAGACTATAATATTAGAAAACTTAGGCTGTGGCTAAAGTTTTTAATTTTTCAATTTATAGAAATGGTGATAAACCATAAGAGGAGAAACATGATTGTTACAACTTCACTGCGTCCAACTGAGCCTATCATTGCCAAAGCAGAAAAGATTGCTTTAGACCTTAATTTACCCTTTGTTAGACGTAATAAAGAACCAATAGCTACCTTACACAATCAATATGGATGTAATATTTTTGTTGTTAGCTCAAACCGACTATCAATTTCCCAAATAGAAACTGAATTGCCGTTATTCTTTCATCCAAACTCGGCAATGTTTAGAGTTAAACGGGTGCTAAGAGGCGAAACAGATCCTTTTTTGCAAGCGACGAAACTAACATCAAATATGTCAATCCTCGATTGTACATTAGGTCTTGCATCTGATAGTATAGTATCAAGTGTAGTTGTTGGAAAAAATGGGAAAGTAGTTGGTACGGAAGGAAATCAATTTTTAGCTTATTTAGTTAGACATGGGCTAAAGAACTGGGATAGTGGACTACCTGAAATGGATGAAGCTATGCAGCGGATAAACGTTATAGCCATAGAAAACCTTGAGTATTTACGTAACGAAAAAACAAACGCCTTTGATGTTGTCTATTTTGATCCAATGTTTGAGTTAAAAATCGAATCAGAAGGTATAAATGCAATTAGAAAAATGGCGTTATATTCTGATCTAGATGAGGAAACAATTGAAGAGGCAAAACGTGTTGCGAAACATCGTGTAGTATTAAAGGATCATTGGCAAAGTACTCGTTTTCATCGGTTTAATTTCCATGTGTATAAGCGTACTACATCTCAATTCCATTATGCATCCATTGAATTATGAGTGTTTGAAAAGGAGTCATTCATGAAAGAAAAGCTTGTTGTCATTGTTGGTCCTACTGCAGTAGGTAAAACAAAGTTAGGTGTTGAATTAGCCAAAAAGTTAAACGGGGAAGTAATTAGCGGTGATTCAATGCAGATCTATAAACAAATGGATATAGGTACAGCGAAAGTAACTGAAGGTGAAATGGAAGGTATTCGTCATCATCTAATTGATATTAAGGAACCAACGGAAAGCTTTTCTGTAGCAGAATTTCAAAGTTTAGTTAAACCGTTAATTACAAAGTTAAATGGAGAAAGTAAACTCCCTTTACTTGTAGGTGGAACGGGTTTATATGTTAGTTCTGTCATATTTGATTACAATTTCCCTGACGTACCTAGTGACCTTGAATATCGGCAAAAAATGGAGGACTTCGTAGAAAAAAATGGGGTTGAAAAACTTCATGATAAACTAAAAGAAGTTGATCAAATAAGCTTCGAAACGATTCATCCTAATAATTATCGTAGGGTGATTAGAGCTCTTGAAGTTTTTCATGTAACGAATAAAACCATTCATGATTTTCAAAGTGACCAACCTAAATTAAGTCAATATGATTTAGTCTTAATTGGCTTAACGATGGACCGAAATTTGTTATACGAACGAATTAATGCTAGAGTAGATATGATGATTGCTCAAGGTCTCATTGAAGAAGCACGCAAGTTATATGAAATTGGTGTGAGAGATTGTCAATCAGTGCAAGCGATCGGTTATAAAGAAATTTATGACTACATAGAAGGCCGAACGACAAAAGAACAGGCCATTGAAACCTTAAAGCAAAACTCAAGAAGATATGCTAAAAGACAACTTACTTGGTTCCGCAATAAAATGGATATCAATTGGTTTGAATTAACTGAAACAAATTTTCAAGAAAATATGCAACAAATTCTCAAATTAATAGAGGAAAGCTTATAAAAAAGGCGAAATAATAATGTATAGATATTAGAGGAGGACTGTTCATGAAGCAACAATCGGTCAACATTCAAGATGTATTTTTAAATCAACTAAGAAAAGAAAGCATTCCAGTTACCGTTTTTCTTTTAAATGGATTTCAACTAAGAGGTCTTATTAAAGGGTTCGATAACTTTACGGTTATTTTAGAAACTGAAGGTAAACAACAACTAGTTTATAAACATGCGATCTCAACATTCTCGCCACAAAAAAATGTACCTTTAAACCCTGAAGCATAATATCAGAAAAGCTCCCTTATTGGGAGCTTTTTATACTTGAGTTGCAAATTGGAAGAATTTCTTTAAAGATATATCTGTTTTTAAACCTAATTGCTGTTGTATCGTACTAATTGATTTACCTGCTAATATTTCAGTTAAGATAAACGTGTTTCGTAAATGCTGAGCAGAAATCCCTTTCCTTAAACCACTCCGTTTAACTTCTTTTTGGATCATCCTCTGAATCGCAATATTCGTTAATTGCTTCGGTTTATTTTCTTCTTCATATACCCAACGATAAGTACCTCTTTGAAAGTCAAAGGCGACAAAAAAAGGATCGTTTTCATGGTATCTTGGCCGAACAGGTTTTGGTATTGTTTCGTAGTACTTGTACATAACTTGCTTATGTTCTGACGATAAATGAATGGTTTTCTCATGGTCTAATGATGCAACAGTAATGGTGTTTGTTTCGAAATGAATATGGTTCATTTGCAAATTGGTTAGTTCTTGAAGAGTGAGTCCATGATACAAAAACAAAAGGAATATTGCTTCATTACGGTCAACAATCAAATGCCTTGTTTCCAATTGTTTTTCTGATAGATCATGAGTTGAATGAAGCGATAAGAATAGTTGTTTCACTTCTTTTTCGTTAAGAAAATCATGAGAAGTCATAGGGACTTCGCCGCAATCAATTATATTTATCTCAAGAATGGGGTTTTTGGATAAGCCTAAGTTGTCATAATATTTATAGAGTTGATTTAAAACAGTTAGTACTCTTTTAGTCGTTCTAGGGCTATAGCTTCTTGATTCTGTCAGAATAGATAAATAACGTTGAATGTCATCATGTGTTAAATTAGCCCATGTTACAAAAGATTGATTTCTTTTTTCGATTTCAAGCCAGATAAAGAAATCTTCAAGATCATATATGTAACGTTTAACTGTTGAAGGTTTACGTTTCTTTTTTACTAAAGAATATAAATATTCCTTTACAAAGCTAGGCAAAGAGGTCTTAAAGCCATCCATTTAAATTCCTCCTATCATGGTATAAATGTATTATAACAATCATTTTCACTACTCTGTTAGTTAGAAGTGAAAATGGGCATTTGTCACCTTTTTTAAGTTTACGAGTATAATGTCATATCGAATATATAGTCATCTTCAATAGTCACTGGATAAAACAAAGACTTATAATTCCTTTTTAGGGTGGTGAGGCTCTTGGAAAAACCCTTGTCTCTGAAGTCAAGAGGTCAGATTAATATAGTTCTAAATCAAAAAGAGTTGAAACAAAGTAGTGAATCGACGATTGGATTTTCAGAAGCAGATCGAGAAAAGCATTATATTCTTGAAAAAATAGAAAAAGAATTAGAGGAGCTAGTTGGTTTAAAAGAAATGAAACGGTTTATTAAAGAAATTTACGCTTGGCTCTATATTAATAAATGTCGAAAAGAACAAGGATTAAAAACAGGAAATCAAGTATTGCATATGATTTTTAAAGGAAATCCAGGCACTGGAAAAACAACCGTCGCTAGATTATTAGCTAAATTATTTAAGGATATGGAAGTTTTATCTAAAGGACATTTACATGAAGTGGAACGCGCAGATCTAGTTGGCGAATATATCGGTCATACAGCACAAAAAACACGTGACTTAGTTAAAAAATCGGTAGGTGGTATTCTTTTTATAGACGAAGCTTATAGTCTAGCTAGAGGCGGGGAGAAAGATTTTGGCAAAGAAGCGATTGATACCCTTGTAAAAGCGATGGAAGACCAGCAACACGACTTTGTTTTAATCCTTGCCGGTTATTCAAGGGAGATGGACCACTTTCTATCATTAAATCCAGGTTTACCTTCAAGGTTTCCAATCACAATGAAATTTCCCGATTATACAAATGATGAGCTGATTGAAATTGCTAGAAAAATGGTAGGAGATCGCCAGTATGAGCTTGAAAGAGAAGCTGAATTGAAATTACGAGATTATCTACGAAGTCTAAAGGCAGAACGTAGCTTTAACTTTAGCAATGGTAGATTGATCCGAAATATCATTGAAAAAGCGGTGAGAGCACAAGCAGTAAGACTATTGTATCAAGGAAAGTATGATCGTAAAGCTCTACTTACTTTAACAAAGGACGATATTAAAGTGGAGAAAATGCAAAATGAGGAACTTTAGTCATTATAGTTCCTCTAAAATTAGAGAAAAAGTAGTGCAAGTTTCCGGTAAAGAAAGTTATGAAACTTTACTAACCGTACTTGCACTTTTCTTATTGGAAAGATTATAGTAAAGATTGGCAATAATATTTGGTAAGGCACAAGTTTAAAGAAAAGGTTGTGAAGCTTTGGTTGAAACAACTAAAAGTACGGAAGAAAAAGTATTACTTGTCGGCTGTAAATTAACAGATGTACAAGAAGAACGCTTCCTCTATTCAATGCAAGAATTAGCAGCTCTTACGAAAACTGCAGGAGGGGTAATTTTTAGTACTGTTATTCAAAATCGACATAGCTTAGATCGAGCTACATATATCGGAAAAGGGAAAATTGAAGAAATTATTCCACTAGTAGAAGAACAAGAAATTGATGTGGTCATTTTTAATGATGAGCTGTCAACTAGCCAAGTTCGAAATTTAACCGCACAAATACCAGCAAGAATTATTGATCGAACACAGCTTATTTTAGATATTTTTTCAAAACGTGCAAAATCAAAAGAAGGTAAGCTTCAGGTAGAATTGGCGCAGCTAAATTATTTGTTACCTCGTTTGTCAGGACAAGGCCACTCGTTATCGAGA
This window harbors:
- the mutL gene encoding DNA mismatch repair endonuclease MutL; protein product: MGKIIKLDEYLSNKIAAGEVVERPASIVKELAENSIDANSTTIHIEVEEGGLQKIRIVDNGDGIDEEDCLVAFHRHATSKISTDKDLFRIRTLGFRGEALPSIASVSYLTLKTCTGNQVGTAVVIEGGKIVEHGPSPSRKGTDITVTNLFYNTPARLKYLKTIHTELGNITDYVYRLALAYPSISFRLDHNGKKVFSSNGNGDLRQVIASIYGMNIAKQMLYFENSSLDFKISGYVCKPEVTRASRQYMSTFINYRYIKNFPLSKAIQDGYHTLLPIGRYPVVVLQVEMDPTLIDVNVHPSKLEVRLSKEDELNKLVTETIKLTFKQVQLIPEVKRPPIEKEKSEQIAFSLEHQIKKINVDEDQNSVSFRKDDELILRETAKVQEFEELAPRSKIVNPVKEVERYTSIENKVPLEERVPVLYPIGQMHGTYILAQNEKGLYILDQHAAQERIKYEYYRQKVGEDDKQLQDLLVPISFEFTGSEIDRIKANEGSLQDLGIFMEPFGQHSFIVRSHPTWFPTGLEEEVIKDIVEEVLNGKKVTVGKLREEAAILMSCKASIKANRHLRNDEMFSLLETLRKCEDPFTCPHGRPIFVHFTTYEMEKMFKRIM
- a CDS encoding class I SAM-dependent methyltransferase, producing the protein MIVTTSLRPTEPIIAKAEKIALDLNLPFVRRNKEPIATLHNQYGCNIFVVSSNRLSISQIETELPLFFHPNSAMFRVKRVLRGETDPFLQATKLTSNMSILDCTLGLASDSIVSSVVVGKNGKVVGTEGNQFLAYLVRHGLKNWDSGLPEMDEAMQRINVIAIENLEYLRNEKTNAFDVVYFDPMFELKIESEGINAIRKMALYSDLDEETIEEAKRVAKHRVVLKDHWQSTRFHRFNFHVYKRTTSQFHYASIEL
- the miaA gene encoding tRNA (adenosine(37)-N6)-dimethylallyltransferase MiaA, with the protein product MKEKLVVIVGPTAVGKTKLGVELAKKLNGEVISGDSMQIYKQMDIGTAKVTEGEMEGIRHHLIDIKEPTESFSVAEFQSLVKPLITKLNGESKLPLLVGGTGLYVSSVIFDYNFPDVPSDLEYRQKMEDFVEKNGVEKLHDKLKEVDQISFETIHPNNYRRVIRALEVFHVTNKTIHDFQSDQPKLSQYDLVLIGLTMDRNLLYERINARVDMMIAQGLIEEARKLYEIGVRDCQSVQAIGYKEIYDYIEGRTTKEQAIETLKQNSRRYAKRQLTWFRNKMDINWFELTETNFQENMQQILKLIEESL
- the hfq gene encoding RNA chaperone Hfq, with the translated sequence MKQQSVNIQDVFLNQLRKESIPVTVFLLNGFQLRGLIKGFDNFTVILETEGKQQLVYKHAISTFSPQKNVPLNPEA
- a CDS encoding tyrosine-type recombinase/integrase, whose protein sequence is MDGFKTSLPSFVKEYLYSLVKKKRKPSTVKRYIYDLEDFFIWLEIEKRNQSFVTWANLTHDDIQRYLSILTESRSYSPRTTKRVLTVLNQLYKYYDNLGLSKNPILEINIIDCGEVPMTSHDFLNEKEVKQLFLSLHSTHDLSEKQLETRHLIVDRNEAIFLLFLYHGLTLQELTNLQMNHIHFETNTITVASLDHEKTIHLSSEHKQVMYKYYETIPKPVRPRYHENDPFFVAFDFQRGTYRWVYEEENKPKQLTNIAIQRMIQKEVKRSGLRKGISAQHLRNTFILTEILAGKSISTIQQQLGLKTDISLKKFFQFATQV
- the spoVK gene encoding stage V sporulation protein K, whose translation is MEKPLSLKSRGQINIVLNQKELKQSSESTIGFSEADREKHYILEKIEKELEELVGLKEMKRFIKEIYAWLYINKCRKEQGLKTGNQVLHMIFKGNPGTGKTTVARLLAKLFKDMEVLSKGHLHEVERADLVGEYIGHTAQKTRDLVKKSVGGILFIDEAYSLARGGEKDFGKEAIDTLVKAMEDQQHDFVLILAGYSREMDHFLSLNPGLPSRFPITMKFPDYTNDELIEIARKMVGDRQYELEREAELKLRDYLRSLKAERSFNFSNGRLIRNIIEKAVRAQAVRLLYQGKYDRKALLTLTKDDIKVEKMQNEEL